The Hyphomonas sediminis genome contains a region encoding:
- a CDS encoding response regulator — MSKEADTLELTVGASGPGDDTDLAKAGDRESRRIDFLQLGFWGCLLLSIAAASVSLAWPNASGATGSILLITMASGGLVFLLWTVRGAGRFIGLFPEKGAAARIANAGAPRFPWIDSLDEAVLITDPGGAPVAANAAYDELTRLALIVGSGETGPVTLDRLFGANPGLAAPVYRLSKSAKAETKRREVLPPLALGPEQVPAQFEVTVSPLPRGRVLWRIRRIAGELEATGAADLKSLYVEDAPMGFMATKPDGSITYANNWLRELLGLPESAKNIRTDDIMRPEFVKMLARDRKSGAPGRADIQLRARDGVEIPVQAITSWTGRGADAAGRTVILASPQVLNGGEERFALQAASRPPRPDGDPMFDDAPFGAVRLDGDRVDGAMILDANRALMEMTGGRATPGTRFAELFVSEEGEGALASLLVDAIDKPVALKTAGDEARDVNVFVTLNSTGRPSVAYIIDMTEQRQLEQRLAHGEKMRSIGQLAGVVAHDFNNVLQGIIFNYEELMTRHPVGDPSYEYLQSIHEFSSRARELVRMLLAYARAQTFKREIFNCTDFLSEFSILLRQVLDERIELDVKHGRDIPWIKADKNQLETAIINLATNARDAMIAQRNGGKLTIRTARSTGKEAHEKGFNYVEDGEYLLIEVEDNGTGMPRELLDKIFQPFFTTKDQGSGTGLGLATVYGIIKQSGGYVCPVSSVGKGTTFYIYLPALSAEEIPEPSDLAENTKVAVRPMDMSGRGRILLVEDEDGVRSIAATHLRQRGYEVEEACDGEEALEILEDMPGAFDLVISDVVMPGMDGPTLIREAKDLLGHARVIFISGYAERDLAQQLDDRAVSFLPKPFTVRQLSERIKQELAGIGGMEAA, encoded by the coding sequence ATGAGTAAAGAAGCAGACACGCTTGAGCTGACAGTCGGGGCCTCAGGGCCCGGCGACGATACCGATCTCGCCAAGGCGGGAGACAGGGAGAGCCGGCGTATCGATTTCCTGCAGCTTGGTTTCTGGGGCTGCCTGTTGCTGTCGATCGCCGCCGCGAGCGTTTCGCTCGCCTGGCCGAATGCGTCGGGCGCAACCGGCTCCATCCTGCTGATCACCATGGCGTCCGGCGGCCTCGTCTTCCTGCTGTGGACGGTGCGCGGCGCGGGCCGCTTCATCGGCCTCTTCCCGGAGAAGGGCGCTGCGGCGCGCATTGCCAATGCCGGCGCCCCGCGCTTCCCGTGGATCGACTCGCTGGACGAAGCGGTGCTCATCACCGATCCGGGCGGCGCACCCGTTGCGGCCAACGCGGCCTATGACGAGCTGACACGCCTGGCGTTGATCGTCGGCTCGGGCGAGACCGGGCCGGTTACGCTGGACCGTCTGTTCGGCGCCAATCCGGGCCTTGCCGCGCCGGTCTACAGGCTTTCGAAATCGGCGAAGGCTGAAACCAAACGCCGTGAGGTCCTTCCGCCGCTGGCGCTGGGCCCAGAGCAGGTGCCTGCACAATTCGAGGTCACAGTGTCGCCCCTGCCGCGTGGCCGGGTGTTGTGGCGTATCCGCCGGATTGCCGGCGAGCTGGAGGCAACAGGCGCTGCCGATCTCAAATCGCTTTATGTCGAAGATGCCCCAATGGGCTTCATGGCGACCAAGCCGGACGGCTCGATCACCTATGCCAACAACTGGCTGCGCGAACTGCTGGGCCTGCCGGAATCGGCGAAGAACATTCGCACCGACGACATCATGCGTCCGGAGTTCGTGAAGATGCTGGCGCGGGACCGCAAGTCCGGCGCGCCGGGCCGGGCGGACATCCAGCTGCGCGCGCGCGACGGCGTGGAAATTCCGGTTCAGGCAATCACCAGCTGGACGGGCCGCGGGGCAGATGCCGCCGGACGGACGGTGATCCTTGCCAGCCCGCAGGTTCTCAATGGCGGCGAAGAGCGCTTTGCGCTTCAGGCCGCGTCGCGTCCTCCACGTCCGGATGGCGACCCGATGTTTGACGACGCGCCCTTCGGCGCAGTTCGCCTTGATGGCGACCGCGTAGACGGCGCCATGATCCTCGACGCCAACCGCGCACTGATGGAAATGACGGGTGGCCGGGCAACACCGGGCACGCGCTTTGCCGAGCTGTTCGTTTCCGAAGAGGGGGAGGGCGCGCTGGCGAGCCTTCTGGTCGATGCGATCGACAAACCCGTGGCGCTGAAGACGGCAGGCGATGAAGCGCGGGATGTGAATGTCTTCGTGACGCTCAATTCCACCGGGCGGCCTTCGGTGGCCTATATCATAGACATGACCGAGCAGCGCCAGCTGGAACAGCGTCTGGCTCATGGCGAGAAGATGCGCTCCATTGGCCAGCTTGCCGGAGTTGTCGCGCACGACTTCAACAACGTGCTGCAGGGCATCATCTTCAACTATGAGGAGCTGATGACGCGCCATCCCGTGGGTGACCCGTCCTATGAGTACCTGCAGTCGATCCACGAATTCTCCTCGCGGGCCCGTGAACTCGTCCGTATGCTGCTGGCCTATGCGCGCGCGCAGACCTTCAAGCGAGAGATATTCAACTGCACGGACTTCCTGTCTGAATTCTCGATTCTGTTGCGACAGGTACTCGATGAGCGCATTGAGCTGGACGTGAAGCATGGCCGCGACATTCCCTGGATCAAGGCCGACAAGAACCAGCTGGAAACGGCGATCATCAACCTCGCCACCAACGCGCGCGACGCCATGATCGCGCAGCGCAATGGCGGCAAGCTGACGATCCGCACCGCGCGGTCGACTGGCAAGGAAGCCCACGAAAAAGGCTTCAACTATGTCGAGGATGGCGAATACCTGCTGATCGAGGTCGAGGATAACGGCACGGGTATGCCGCGCGAACTGCTCGACAAGATCTTCCAGCCCTTCTTCACGACGAAAGACCAGGGATCGGGCACAGGCCTGGGCCTGGCGACCGTCTACGGCATCATCAAGCAGTCGGGCGGGTATGTCTGCCCCGTGTCTTCTGTCGGCAAGGGAACGACCTTCTATATCTATCTGCCGGCGCTCTCGGCCGAAGAAATTCCCGAGCCGTCCGATCTTGCCGAGAACACCAAGGTGGCCGTCCGCCCGATGGACATGTCCGGCCGTGGACGGATACTCCTCGTGGAAGACGAAGACGGTGTGCGCTCTATCGCGGCAACGCATCTGCGCCAGCGCGGCTATGAGGTAGAAGAAGCTTGTGACGGCGAAGAAGCGCTGGAAATCCTCGAGGACATGCCGGGCGCCTTCGACCTGGTGATCTCCGACGTGGTGATGCCGGGCATGGATGGGCCGACGCTCATCCGTGAAGCAAAAGACCTGCTGGGCCATGCCCGCGTCATCTTCATTTCCGGCTATGCCGAACGGGATCTTGCGCAGCAGCTGGACGACCGGGCGGTCTCCTTCTTGCCGAAGCCCTTTACGGTTCGTCAGCTCTCGGAGCGCATCAAGCAGGAACTCGCAGGTATCGGCGGTATGGAGGCGGCCTGA
- a CDS encoding DUF885 domain-containing protein: MVSRPHALLAALVLVTACGTPAHRDERVTEYSAEIVAAESERLNDWFEQKFEESIARNPMRLTALGRRERYGEWPDASPEFGEETLALERANVQEMQEKFDFDKLDDQSRLSWRLAIYELERSEANAPFQDHSYTFNQMFGVQSSIPAFLINQHKATSAPDLDAYISRLEGVAAYLGQHVANARAASEKGIQPPAFVYEYVLSDARGLITGFPFSGASDGSEDSPLMADFRGKVGALVTNATLTQEEGAAFLARGEEALKSYVGPAYEAAIEELAHQQLTATADDGAWKLPNGAAYYETRLKAMTTTNLTADEIHQIGLDEITRIHGEMQAIMAEVGFEGDLQDFFQFMRTDPRFYKPETAEGREEYLAEARDAISRMEADLPNLFNTFPKAGMIVQAVEPFREKSAGKAFYNRPAPDGSRPGIYYANLYRMADMPTYQMEALAFHEGIPGHHMQIAIAQELENVPSFRKFGGYTAYSEGWGLYTELLPKEIGYYADPYSDFGRLAMEIWRAARLVVDTGIHSKGWTREQAVQYLMENTPNPEGDCRKAIDRYIVMPGQATAYKIGMLKIVELRERAKAELGDKFDIRDFHDAVLKDGAVPLAILEENVDAWIERTNDA; the protein is encoded by the coding sequence ATGGTATCTCGTCCGCACGCGCTGCTCGCGGCCCTTGTTCTGGTCACCGCCTGCGGCACGCCCGCCCACCGGGACGAACGCGTAACTGAGTATTCCGCCGAGATTGTGGCCGCCGAATCCGAACGTCTGAACGACTGGTTCGAACAGAAGTTCGAAGAGTCGATTGCCCGCAACCCCATGCGCCTCACCGCTCTCGGCCGGCGCGAGCGCTATGGCGAATGGCCCGACGCCTCCCCGGAGTTCGGCGAGGAAACCCTCGCCCTCGAACGCGCCAATGTTCAGGAAATGCAGGAGAAATTCGACTTCGACAAACTGGACGATCAATCCAGGCTCTCCTGGCGCCTGGCGATTTATGAGCTGGAACGGTCCGAAGCGAACGCCCCGTTCCAGGATCACAGCTACACTTTCAACCAGATGTTCGGGGTCCAGTCCTCCATCCCCGCCTTCCTGATCAACCAGCATAAGGCCACCAGCGCGCCCGATCTCGACGCCTATATCTCGCGTCTTGAAGGCGTCGCCGCCTATCTCGGACAGCATGTTGCCAACGCCAGGGCAGCATCCGAAAAAGGGATTCAGCCACCTGCCTTCGTTTACGAATATGTCCTCTCCGATGCACGCGGCCTGATCACCGGCTTTCCCTTCTCCGGCGCCAGCGATGGCAGTGAGGACAGCCCCCTGATGGCGGACTTCCGCGGCAAGGTCGGCGCTCTGGTCACCAACGCGACGCTTACCCAAGAAGAGGGCGCTGCTTTCCTCGCGCGCGGAGAAGAGGCGCTGAAGTCCTATGTTGGCCCCGCCTATGAGGCAGCCATCGAGGAACTCGCCCACCAGCAGCTAACCGCGACCGCCGATGATGGCGCCTGGAAGCTGCCCAATGGCGCGGCCTATTACGAGACCCGCCTGAAGGCGATGACGACCACCAATCTGACGGCCGACGAAATCCACCAGATCGGCCTCGATGAAATCACCCGCATCCATGGCGAGATGCAGGCCATCATGGCTGAGGTCGGCTTCGAGGGAGACCTGCAGGACTTCTTCCAGTTCATGCGGACCGATCCGCGCTTCTACAAACCGGAAACCGCCGAAGGCCGCGAAGAGTATCTGGCCGAAGCCCGCGACGCCATCAGCCGGATGGAGGCTGATCTTCCAAACCTCTTCAACACCTTTCCCAAGGCCGGCATGATCGTTCAGGCGGTCGAGCCCTTCCGCGAAAAATCAGCCGGTAAGGCGTTCTACAACCGTCCTGCCCCGGACGGCAGCCGCCCCGGCATCTACTACGCCAACCTCTACCGGATGGCCGACATGCCGACCTACCAGATGGAAGCCCTCGCCTTCCATGAAGGCATCCCCGGCCACCACATGCAGATCGCCATCGCGCAGGAGCTGGAAAACGTGCCGAGCTTCCGCAAGTTCGGCGGGTATACGGCCTATTCCGAGGGTTGGGGCCTCTATACGGAGCTGCTGCCGAAGGAAATTGGCTACTACGCTGATCCGTATTCGGATTTCGGCCGCCTCGCGATGGAAATCTGGCGCGCAGCCCGCCTCGTGGTCGATACCGGCATCCATTCCAAAGGCTGGACGCGCGAACAGGCCGTCCAATACCTCATGGAGAACACCCCCAATCCCGAAGGGGACTGCCGCAAAGCCATCGACCGGTATATTGTGATGCCGGGCCAGGCAACGGCCTACAAGATTGGCATGCTGAAGATCGTGGAACTGCGTGAACGCGCCAAGGCCGAGCTGGGCGACAAGTTCGACATCCGCGATTTCCATGACGCAGTCCTGAAGGACGGCGCCGTGCCGCTGGCAATCCTTGAGGAGAATGTCGACGCATGGATCGAACGGACAAACGACGCCTGA
- a CDS encoding YceI family protein — MDRTDKRRLSSRRAGWIASVALALGLLAGCSSLAGALLKPKVDTAAVTLDGGDFVLDPHHAALLFKIDHLGFSNYAGRFDRFDATLSGDPANPAGAQVEATIDMTSLDIANPEFAAELMGPAWFDAGTHPQAIFRSRTIRLASPTEAEIDGDLTLKGITRPITLIARLNGSAYDPLRGSDVVGFSVTGSLSRSDFGVDKFSGLLTDTVNVEVEAEFIRRKPD; from the coding sequence ATGGATCGAACGGACAAACGACGCCTGAGTTCACGTCGTGCAGGCTGGATTGCCAGCGTCGCGCTGGCGCTCGGCCTGCTGGCGGGCTGCTCTTCCCTCGCCGGCGCGCTGCTGAAGCCGAAGGTCGATACTGCTGCCGTCACGCTGGATGGGGGCGATTTCGTCCTCGATCCGCATCACGCCGCCCTCCTCTTCAAGATCGATCATCTCGGTTTTTCAAACTATGCCGGGCGTTTCGACAGGTTCGATGCCACCCTCTCAGGTGATCCGGCCAATCCAGCTGGCGCGCAGGTCGAGGCAACCATCGACATGACCTCGCTCGACATTGCCAATCCGGAGTTTGCTGCCGAACTTATGGGGCCAGCATGGTTTGACGCTGGAACCCACCCTCAGGCGATCTTCCGCTCTCGTACAATCCGGTTGGCATCGCCCACAGAAGCAGAAATCGACGGCGACCTGACGCTCAAGGGAATTACGCGCCCGATCACTCTGATCGCCCGCCTCAACGGCAGCGCCTATGATCCGCTGAGGGGCAGCGATGTCGTCGGCTTTTCGGTAACGGGTTCCCTCAGCCGGTCCGATTTCGGCGTCGACAAATTCTCCGGCCTGCTGACCGATACCGTGAATGTCGAAGTGGAAGCAGAGTTTATTCGGCGTAAGCCGGATTGA
- a CDS encoding FliM/FliN family flagellar motor C-terminal domain-containing protein, protein MSPPAASSAQRVPLPDAAEDGWDVSPRLRRRIMTDKPPMREPMDLEGPMPTGRSVLTQAEIEMLLRPDLSDMDEPEEIEVAPLQKQPQPRQTPELTMPVPTDGREETARRIAARLSRAMREHCGLPAAFTVRRVSPTSLAKAVSDREEQGQAIVCCAGADGDVAAMLVLGAGLTQIMIETACGGPVPNGAPKALSPIDLALIEGLTRPLAPFIGTGLGFSGVETDPLFAASIAAPGAAYEIMLSVRAGGAEWPAKLILTEALLPLASPGQAPAGKPASAAGALTVLMTARVARVEMPLSKLTSLRPGATLLLGVPADQPVELLSGGLDGGVAAEGEIGRKGNRMAVRVSRRGPALRALNPAYAE, encoded by the coding sequence ATGAGCCCACCTGCAGCCTCCTCCGCGCAGAGAGTCCCCCTGCCAGACGCGGCAGAGGATGGCTGGGACGTATCCCCCCGGCTTCGCCGCCGCATCATGACGGACAAGCCGCCCATGCGTGAACCGATGGATCTTGAAGGACCGATGCCGACGGGGCGCAGCGTTCTCACTCAGGCTGAGATCGAAATGCTGTTGCGTCCGGATCTCTCGGACATGGACGAGCCGGAAGAGATTGAAGTTGCGCCGCTGCAAAAGCAGCCGCAGCCGCGCCAGACACCCGAATTGACTATGCCGGTGCCTACCGATGGCCGCGAGGAAACCGCCCGCCGGATTGCCGCGCGCCTGTCCCGGGCGATGCGGGAGCATTGCGGCCTGCCGGCGGCGTTCACGGTGCGCCGTGTGTCGCCGACCAGCCTTGCCAAGGCTGTCTCGGACCGCGAAGAGCAGGGGCAGGCGATTGTCTGCTGTGCAGGCGCCGACGGTGATGTTGCCGCGATGCTGGTGCTTGGCGCCGGGCTGACGCAGATCATGATCGAGACAGCTTGCGGCGGTCCCGTTCCCAATGGCGCCCCCAAAGCCCTGAGCCCGATTGATCTGGCGCTGATCGAGGGGCTGACGCGCCCGCTTGCGCCTTTTATCGGGACCGGGCTCGGCTTCTCAGGAGTTGAGACCGATCCGCTGTTTGCTGCGTCGATCGCTGCGCCGGGCGCCGCTTACGAGATTATGCTGTCTGTGCGTGCAGGCGGGGCAGAGTGGCCTGCGAAACTGATCCTCACGGAGGCATTGCTGCCGCTCGCTTCGCCAGGGCAGGCGCCTGCCGGGAAGCCGGCATCGGCGGCCGGAGCCCTGACGGTACTGATGACGGCGCGGGTTGCGCGGGTCGAGATGCCTTTGTCGAAACTGACGAGCCTGCGCCCCGGCGCGACCCTGCTGCTTGGCGTGCCGGCGGATCAGCCGGTCGAGCTGCTTTCGGGCGGGCTGGATGGCGGCGTAGCGGCAGAGGGCGAAATCGGGCGCAAGGGCAATCGTATGGCGGTTCGCGTGTCGCGCAGGGGCCCAGCGCTGCGGGCGCTCAATCCGGCTTACGCCGAATAA
- the dksA gene encoding RNA polymerase-binding protein DksA — MARKRVKESAVSIDLSDDYRPSEDEEFMNERQLAYFRRLLEAWKADILDGAKQTIHNLQDESGSLPDIVDRASAESDKALELRTRDRQRKLISKIDSALRRIEDGSYGYCEATGEPIGLRRLEARPTATLSLEAQERHERKERTLRDD, encoded by the coding sequence ATGGCACGCAAACGAGTGAAGGAGTCTGCCGTGAGTATCGATCTCTCAGACGATTATCGCCCCTCGGAAGACGAAGAGTTCATGAATGAGCGGCAGCTCGCCTATTTCAGGCGCCTGCTGGAAGCCTGGAAGGCCGACATTCTCGACGGCGCCAAGCAGACCATTCATAACCTTCAGGACGAATCCGGTTCCTTGCCGGACATCGTCGATCGTGCTTCTGCCGAAAGCGATAAAGCCCTTGAGCTTCGCACCCGCGACCGCCAGCGCAAGCTGATCTCCAAAATCGACTCCGCACTTCGCCGGATCGAAGATGGCTCCTACGGTTATTGCGAGGCTACCGGCGAGCCGATCGGCTTGCGTCGCCTTGAAGCGCGACCGACGGCCACTCTAAGCCTTGAGGCGCAGGAGCGCCACGAGCGCAAGGAACGCACTCTGCGCGACGACTAG
- a CDS encoding MarC family protein, with the protein MTPELISLFTATFVTFFVLIDAPGVAPIFATLTAKGSPAYRRRMAYKSVFVATLIMVMFAFGGAWLLDAMHISIDAFRAAGGVLLFLIALDMVFEKRTERREHRAEEVLEEHRDDPEPDDISVFPMGIPMIAGPGSIATAMFYMTEAESIAHQGVVLAAIGLNLIITLLIFLAAAPIVRLIGASVAGALTRILGVILAALSAQLIIDGIRGAFNLG; encoded by the coding sequence ATGACGCCTGAACTGATTTCCCTTTTTACTGCCACCTTCGTGACCTTCTTCGTGCTGATCGACGCACCGGGGGTCGCGCCGATCTTTGCGACGCTGACGGCCAAGGGTTCGCCTGCCTATCGCCGGCGGATGGCTTACAAATCGGTGTTCGTGGCGACGCTCATCATGGTCATGTTCGCATTCGGGGGCGCCTGGCTGCTGGACGCGATGCACATTTCCATAGACGCCTTCCGGGCCGCCGGCGGCGTGCTCCTGTTCCTCATCGCGCTCGACATGGTGTTCGAGAAGCGAACCGAGCGGCGCGAGCACCGCGCCGAAGAAGTGCTGGAAGAGCATCGCGACGATCCGGAGCCGGATGATATCTCTGTGTTTCCGATGGGCATCCCAATGATCGCCGGTCCCGGCTCAATCGCAACGGCGATGTTTTACATGACCGAAGCCGAAAGCATTGCGCATCAAGGCGTTGTGCTGGCGGCCATCGGGCTCAATCTCATCATCACGCTGCTGATCTTCCTGGCAGCGGCACCGATCGTGCGCCTGATCGGCGCAAGCGTTGCGGGCGCCCTGACGCGCATCCTCGGCGTGATCCTGGCGGCGCTGTCGGCGCAGCTGATCATCGACGGTATTCGCGGCGCCTTCAATCTCGGTTGA
- a CDS encoding flagellar biosynthesis repressor FlbT, with translation MPLKLSLKPGETFVVNGAVVRNGDRRGVLLLETQARILREKDILPAAAVSTPIDRAYFAVMQMYLLGEVDGPLYTQTAEALAGLLAEMPEVREDVLQISADVVAGDLYKALSRCRKMMPQPGTEAS, from the coding sequence ATGCCGCTCAAACTCTCTCTCAAGCCTGGCGAAACCTTCGTTGTGAACGGGGCGGTCGTGCGCAATGGCGACCGGCGCGGCGTACTGCTGCTTGAAACCCAGGCGCGTATCCTGCGTGAGAAGGATATCCTTCCGGCGGCGGCTGTTTCGACCCCGATTGACCGGGCCTATTTTGCCGTGATGCAGATGTACCTGCTCGGGGAAGTGGATGGGCCGCTCTACACCCAGACTGCCGAAGCGCTGGCCGGCCTGCTGGCAGAGATGCCGGAAGTGCGGGAAGACGTTCTACAGATTTCCGCCGATGTCGTGGCCGGGGATCTCTACAAGGCGCTCAGCCGGTGCCGGAAGATGATGCCGCAGCCAGGAACGGAGGCCTCATGA
- a CDS encoding AAA family ATPase, whose product MRFEGTKDYVATDDLRVAVNAAITLERPLLVKGEPGTGKTVLAIEVAKALGAELIEWHIKSTTKANQGLYEYDAVSRLRDGQMGEERAKDVKNYIKKGKLWEAFTAGKRPVLLIDEIDKADIEFPNDLLQELDRMEFFVYETGETVKAIQRPIVIITSNNEKELPDAFLRRCFFHFIKFPDEPTMRSIIDVHYPGIKKKLVGDALSTFYAMRELPGVKKKPSTSELLDWLKLLMNEDIDLETMREKNPEALAPPLHGALLKNEQDVALFERLAFLSRRQDGGGTGGGGRRGPAG is encoded by the coding sequence ATGCGGTTCGAGGGCACCAAGGATTATGTTGCAACAGATGACCTGCGCGTGGCCGTCAATGCTGCCATCACGCTGGAACGTCCCCTTCTGGTCAAAGGCGAGCCGGGCACCGGCAAGACCGTCCTGGCCATCGAAGTTGCCAAGGCGCTCGGCGCCGAGCTGATCGAATGGCACATCAAATCCACCACCAAGGCCAATCAGGGCCTTTACGAATATGACGCGGTTTCCCGCCTGCGCGACGGCCAGATGGGCGAAGAGCGCGCCAAGGACGTGAAGAACTACATCAAGAAGGGCAAGCTCTGGGAGGCGTTCACCGCCGGCAAGCGCCCCGTCCTGCTGATCGACGAGATCGACAAGGCCGACATCGAATTCCCGAACGACCTCCTGCAGGAACTCGATCGCATGGAGTTCTTCGTCTACGAGACGGGCGAGACCGTGAAGGCCATCCAGCGCCCGATCGTCATCATCACCTCCAACAACGAGAAGGAACTGCCCGACGCGTTCCTGCGCCGCTGCTTCTTCCACTTCATCAAATTCCCGGACGAGCCGACGATGCGCTCGATCATCGATGTCCACTATCCCGGCATCAAGAAGAAGCTCGTCGGCGACGCGCTCTCCACCTTCTACGCCATGCGCGAGCTGCCGGGCGTGAAGAAGAAGCCGTCCACATCAGAGCTGCTCGACTGGCTGAAACTCCTCATGAATGAGGACATCGACCTGGAAACGATGCGCGAGAAAAACCCCGAGGCCCTGGCCCCGCCGCTGCACGGCGCCCTGCTGAAGAACGAGCAGGACGTGGCCCTCTTCGAACGCCTCGCCTTCCTCTCCCGCCGTCAGGACGGTGGTGGCACAGGTGGCGGCGGCCGCCGCGGCCCGGCGGGATAA
- a CDS encoding DUF2270 domain-containing protein, with protein sequence MDTMDETDADHMPAPAEGLCGPSEVTALSHLYRAEVYRSTVWRQRLDQTTNWAVISTGIGLSVSFANERASPFPIVLVGALCVVFLMLEARRYRFFYVWRFRARVLEIAFMVPILRGEGTRIRIDRGTALSDDYEKPQYRISMIRCVGRRLRRNYGWMFAILGAAYFAKIAIHPVDVTSWEQLFRRAHIGPIPGWVAISCGCLFHVGWIFLAWKTWWDERKDKSKMADFLKSREDVNLSRVVNAHDSALG encoded by the coding sequence ATGGACACGATGGACGAAACCGACGCCGACCATATGCCGGCACCTGCCGAAGGGCTTTGCGGACCATCCGAGGTGACGGCGCTGTCGCACCTTTACCGGGCTGAAGTCTACCGCTCGACCGTTTGGCGCCAGCGTCTTGATCAGACGACGAACTGGGCGGTGATTTCCACCGGGATCGGCCTGTCCGTCTCGTTTGCGAATGAGCGGGCTTCGCCGTTTCCGATCGTTCTGGTCGGCGCGCTGTGCGTCGTCTTCCTGATGCTGGAAGCGCGGCGCTACCGGTTTTTCTATGTTTGGCGGTTCCGCGCGCGGGTGCTGGAGATTGCCTTCATGGTGCCGATCCTGCGCGGGGAGGGCACGCGCATTCGCATCGACCGGGGTACGGCGTTGTCGGACGATTATGAAAAGCCGCAATACAGGATTTCGATGATCCGGTGCGTGGGCCGAAGGCTCAGGCGCAATTATGGCTGGATGTTTGCGATCCTCGGGGCGGCCTATTTCGCCAAGATTGCCATCCACCCGGTGGATGTGACCTCCTGGGAGCAGCTGTTCCGGCGCGCGCATATCGGGCCGATCCCTGGCTGGGTCGCCATCAGCTGTGGCTGCCTGTTCCATGTCGGCTGGATTTTCCTGGCCTGGAAAACCTGGTGGGACGAGCGCAAGGACAAGTCCAAGATGGCCGACTTCCTGAAGAGCCGGGAAGACGTGAACCTCTCACGCGTTGTGAATGCGCACGACTCGGCGCTGGGCTGA
- a CDS encoding vWA domain-containing protein — protein sequence MFLNFFNELRAAKVPVTLKEYLLLMEAMDKQVIDMEVEEFYYLSRAALVKDERNIDKFDRVFSHVFKGLDTLADAVNVQDLPEEWLKKMSEKFLTPEEMAEIEAMGGFEKLMETLKQRLEEQKKRHEGGNKMIGTGGTSPFGANGYNPEGVRIGQDKSRHRRAVKVWDKREFKNYDDKIELGTRNIKVAMKRLRKWARKGAADELDLDGTIRNTARKGYLDIEMRPEKRNTISVLLLLDVGGSMDPHVRVMEELFSAARAEIKNLEYYYFHNCPYEGLWKDNRRRMNNRIPTWDVLNKYPSDYKVIVVGDATMSPYEITYTGGSVEHWNEEAGGIWIQRFVERFPNLVWLNPTKEGAWEYTGSIKLVRELIGPHRMFELTLGGLDEAMKELSR from the coding sequence ATGTTCCTGAATTTCTTCAACGAGCTGCGCGCGGCAAAAGTCCCGGTGACGCTGAAGGAATACCTCCTGTTGATGGAGGCGATGGACAAGCAGGTCATCGATATGGAGGTGGAGGAGTTCTACTACCTCTCGCGCGCCGCCCTGGTGAAGGATGAGCGCAATATCGACAAGTTCGACCGCGTCTTCTCCCATGTCTTCAAGGGCCTCGACACGCTGGCCGACGCCGTCAACGTGCAGGACCTGCCCGAGGAATGGCTCAAGAAGATGAGCGAGAAATTCCTCACGCCGGAAGAGATGGCCGAAATCGAAGCCATGGGCGGCTTCGAAAAGCTGATGGAAACCCTCAAGCAGCGCCTCGAAGAACAGAAGAAGCGCCATGAGGGCGGCAACAAGATGATCGGCACGGGCGGCACCTCGCCCTTCGGCGCCAATGGCTATAATCCCGAAGGCGTCCGCATCGGCCAGGACAAGTCGCGCCACCGCCGCGCCGTGAAGGTGTGGGACAAGCGCGAGTTCAAGAATTACGACGACAAGATCGAGCTAGGCACCCGCAACATCAAGGTCGCCATGAAGCGCCTGCGCAAATGGGCCCGCAAGGGCGCTGCCGACGAGCTCGACCTTGACGGCACCATCCGCAACACGGCCCGCAAGGGCTATCTCGACATCGAAATGCGCCCGGAAAAGCGCAACACGATTTCCGTGCTCCTTCTGCTCGATGTTGGCGGCTCGATGGACCCGCATGTCCGCGTGATGGAGGAGCTGTTCTCCGCCGCCCGCGCTGAGATCAAGAACCTCGAATACTACTACTTCCACAACTGCCCCTATGAGGGCTTGTGGAAGGACAACCGCCGCCGGATGAATAATCGCATTCCCACATGGGACGTACTGAACAAATATCCGTCCGACTACAAAGTGATCGTCGTGGGCGACGCCACAATGAGCCCGTATGAGATCACCTATACCGGCGGCTCGGTCGAACATTGGAACGAAGAAGCCGGCGGCATCTGGATCCAGCGCTTTGTCGAACGCTTCCCCAACCTTGTCTGGCTCAACCCCACCAAGGAAGGCGCCTGGGAATATACCGGCTCCATCAAGCTCGTCCGTGAGCTGATCGGCCCGCACCGAATGTTCGAGCTGACCCTCGGCGGCCTGGATGAAGCGATGAAGGAACTCAGCCGCTAG